In Brassica napus cultivar Da-Ae chromosome A3, Da-Ae, whole genome shotgun sequence, the sequence GCagtgttttaaaaatacttttcttATCATACTTATATGCGACCTGAGGAgagacaaaataaataataaaaaggtaACATGGGAATCTAATTTGATACCttttattaaagtttttatttcttacatAGCGCAAGTATACAGTTTACATATAAGTACAACTATATAAGTACGTAGCAGTAAGTACTGATTATACTTGGGATGTAAATGAACTATCATGTGCTTGCTAACAATGAATCAACTTGATTCTTCCCACTGGGACCCTTTTGCCTAATCATAAGTCGATACTCGTCGAACCTGATCGGTTTATAAAGAGCAGGTCGGTTATCGGTTAAGAGTTCTTCCACTGGTCCGATCGGAATATCACTTCTCGGGTTGTagaagagtgccaaggagacaCGATCCATACCGGAATTAACGATCACCTGATGCTCCACGCTTTTGTAAATTCCATTGCTAAGTATCTACAATTTGAGCCAACATAGTATTTGGTTAGTACTCGCATATGATCTCATTGCACGAACTATTCCAAGTATCACATTGTATCACATTATACCAAGAAGATTATATGAAGTCGTCAAAAAGACTATCATCCTATAACTCAATGCATTAGCGAATAGAAACAATTAAAGTATGAACCGTCTGTTTGGATATTCAAATGAAGCCCAAAGCATAGTCTCATCCACCTGGCAACAAGGTCAAAGTGTAGTGGGGTGCTTTCCATCCCGAGTTGCTTAGCAACCCAAAACCCGTCTAACACTAAACAACCACTTTATGGTTTAATGATGTATGTGCTGTTCTCCAAGTTATTGagtaaattacaaaaaacaagGTACAAACTCAGAAACAATACCTGAACTTGATCTCCAATGTTAACGATCAAAGCATTGGGGACGGATTTAACAGTAACCCAGCAGTCACCACGTCGGACCTGGAGGCCGGCTACATTCTCATCGGAGAGGACAATGGTGATGCCACCAGGGTCAGAATGGGAAGAAAGACCTAAAGTTAGGTGTGGCTGAGGGCATTTTGGGTAGAAATTAGCCCTCAGACTAGCCCCGACTTTATCTTCTCCTCCAAAGGCCTTCATGAGATGGTCTGGTTCTAAACCTAAACTCTCTGACAATGTTTCCACCAACCTCTCACACAGTTTCTTCACTTCTTCACCGTACTCTTCGATCAATTCTCTGCACATTATTTGTTTCCTCCAAATGTCAATTACAATTATCGGTAcgtataactataaaatataaaacggAAAATTCATATGATTAGTTAAGTAaaacattttcttaatattagttaatattgGTTGCTTACAGACCAACTATTTGTGAAATTGGTTTACTGCTGCATTTGTGAACTAACCATCAGTAAACAAACAAATTAATAGTAAAAAGTTAGGACGTAAATAAGACACTAGGTTTACATTATTACTTAGGTATATAATTCGACCAAAAATGTTATAATtatagtatacatatatatatatatatatattaggtttaGAATATATCCGTGTTTCACATGGGCATCACTTATCAGGGTATGATGACCACGTGAAACGTGTTCACACATGAGACACGTGCCTAAACAAACATATAGACATACGTGTGTACAtatgcaaaagaaaaaatggtaaaaatcaGATGCATCAACACCTAAAAATCAAAACACACACAAGCAGCGTGTTACGTACGTCCTCCATGCAAACATTCACCTAGTAATATATCTTTTCCAGTGAACGGTTTCGTCAAAAAGCATATACAgtcagaaaataaaatttgtatttctaCTATATATCTAAACAATATATAGACGTAGATGATGAAAAAAAGAACAGCCAATGTCATGGACGTTTATATAATAACAGGTTTGTCATATGACCTCCAAATCCAAGTCTATCTTCTCATGTACATTTTAATAGTTAAAGTGccttaatatctttataaaataaatagatttatataaaaaattaaaatttaatatattaaaaaatctgaTTAAAATGGTTCAAATAAATTATCTATGtatgtaattttgtttttatcacaaaatatacaaaatattagtgatgatttttaaaataaaaaataaaatttaatcgaaattttttttggtataaatgttaagatttatacCAGCTTTTCTGTTTTTTGAATTACAAGATGTGGCAAGCCACTTATTTAATCGAaaatttttataagttaaaATGGTATTACAGTTAGTGTTCTTCAATCAGAAAATGATCATATGTTATCAATTCCCTTAAACGGTATGATATATTATATCACTATTTTCGGCTAAATCCCGTTTATGTATCACCATCAATCTGAGTAATAgtgtatatgtattttttgtgtatatatattgtgcATATCAGCATATGCATATACCTTATCTTAGGAGGCTGAG encodes:
- the LOC106438159 gene encoding jasmonate-induced oxygenase 4, giving the protein MVASWPEPIVSVQALSQAGVSTVPNRYVKPTHQRPVYKSDQSGLDMEIPVLDMSDMWRNPEGLKRVRKACEEWGFFQVVNHGVDHGLMERVRGAWREFFDLPVEMKRKYANSPDTYEGYGSRIGVVKDAKLDWSDYFFLNYLPSSIRNLSMWPSQPPKIRELIEEYGEEVKKLCERLVETLSESLGLEPDHLMKAFGGEDKVGASLRANFYPKCPQPHLTLGLSSHSDPGGITIVLSDENVAGLQVRRGDCWVTVKSVPNALIVNIGDQVQILSNGIYKSVEHQVIVNSGMDRVSLALFYNPRSDIPIGPVEELLTDNRPALYKPIRFDEYRLMIRQKGPSGKNQVDSLLAST